In a single window of the Delftia tsuruhatensis genome:
- the glcE gene encoding glycolate oxidase subunit GlcE — translation MRTMDSAQSQLIQIAERVRAAAADATPLRIRGGGTKDFHGLALQGELLDTRALAGVVSYEPSELVVTVRAGTPLAELEALLAAQGQCLAFEPPHFEHAGSGRATVGGMVAAGLSGPSRASVGAVRDFVLGLEMVNGRGELLRYGGQVMKNVAGYDVSRLMAGSWGTLGLITEVSLKVLPVAPAEATLRFECTQQQALDWLNAWGGQPLPLNASCWLREDGTTPGSLYLRLRGARAAVQAACARLGGERVENAAADWQACREQQLPWFAARAPGHVLWRLSLPQTAPVQALPAGCTGPLIEWHGALRWVQSPRALGHELRALARAAGGAATLFRSEAAGQPGAEPDFEAQAADATALLHARLKQAFDPAGIFNRGRMAAAW, via the coding sequence ATGCGGACCATGGATTCAGCCCAAAGCCAACTCATCCAGATCGCCGAACGCGTGCGCGCCGCGGCGGCCGACGCCACGCCGCTGCGCATTCGCGGCGGCGGCACCAAGGACTTCCACGGCCTGGCCCTGCAGGGCGAACTGCTGGACACGCGGGCGCTGGCCGGCGTGGTCAGCTACGAGCCCAGCGAACTGGTCGTCACGGTGCGCGCCGGCACGCCGCTGGCCGAACTGGAGGCCCTGCTGGCCGCGCAGGGCCAGTGCCTGGCCTTCGAGCCACCGCACTTCGAACACGCCGGGTCCGGCCGCGCCACCGTGGGCGGGATGGTCGCCGCGGGCCTGTCGGGTCCGTCCCGCGCCAGCGTGGGGGCCGTGCGCGATTTCGTGCTGGGGCTGGAGATGGTCAACGGCCGGGGCGAGCTGCTGCGCTATGGCGGCCAGGTCATGAAGAACGTGGCCGGCTATGACGTCTCGCGCCTGATGGCCGGCTCCTGGGGGACGCTGGGCCTGATCACCGAGGTCAGCCTCAAGGTCCTGCCCGTGGCCCCGGCCGAAGCCACGCTGCGTTTCGAGTGCACGCAGCAGCAGGCGCTGGACTGGCTCAATGCCTGGGGCGGCCAGCCGCTGCCGCTGAATGCCAGCTGCTGGCTGCGGGAGGACGGGACGACACCGGGCTCGCTGTACCTGCGCTTGCGTGGCGCCCGCGCCGCCGTGCAGGCTGCCTGCGCCCGTCTGGGTGGGGAACGTGTCGAGAACGCGGCGGCCGACTGGCAAGCCTGCCGTGAGCAGCAACTGCCCTGGTTTGCCGCGCGTGCGCCGGGTCATGTGCTGTGGCGCCTGTCCCTGCCGCAGACGGCGCCCGTGCAGGCGCTGCCTGCGGGCTGCACTGGGCCCCTGATCGAATGGCATGGCGCACTGCGCTGGGTGCAGTCGCCGCGCGCTCTGGGACATGAACTGCGTGCGCTGGCCAGGGCAGCCGGGGGGGCGGCCACGCTGTTCCGCTCCGAGGCTGCAGGCCAGCCCGGCGCCGAGCCCGATTTCGAGGCCCAGGCGGCCGACGCCACGGCCCTGTTGCATGCGCGCCTGAAGCAGGCCTTCGATCCTGCCGGCATCTTCAACCGCGGCCGCATGGCCGCCGCCTGGTAA
- a CDS encoding AmiS/UreI family transporter yields MWLGLSLFYVGAVLCLNGLWMLGRIADREIWVINVFAGLVSLIIGLASAFGLEPDAASVKTGALTLLFAFTYLWVAINRFSGADGRGLGWFSLFVAITAVPVAIDTLIGARTAIDWWMGANWAAWAVLWALFFVLLGLGRPIGRVTGALCIVQGVFTGWLPGYLLLAGQLHN; encoded by the coding sequence ATGTGGCTGGGTTTGTCGTTGTTCTACGTGGGCGCCGTGCTGTGCCTGAACGGGCTGTGGATGCTGGGGCGCATCGCCGACCGCGAGATCTGGGTCATCAACGTGTTTGCGGGCCTGGTCTCGCTGATCATCGGCCTGGCCTCGGCCTTCGGGCTCGAGCCGGATGCGGCCTCGGTCAAGACCGGTGCCCTGACCCTGCTGTTCGCCTTCACCTATCTCTGGGTGGCCATCAACCGGTTCAGCGGTGCCGATGGCCGGGGGCTGGGCTGGTTCAGCCTGTTCGTGGCCATCACGGCCGTGCCCGTGGCCATCGACACGCTGATCGGCGCGCGCACCGCCATCGACTGGTGGATGGGTGCCAACTGGGCGGCCTGGGCCGTGCTCTGGGCCCTGTTCTTCGTGCTGCTGGGCCTGGGGCGCCCCATCGGCCGCGTGACGGGCGCCCTGTGCATCGTGCAGGGCGTGTTCACCGGATGGCTGCCGGGATACCTGCTGCTGGCCGGGCAACTGCACAACTGA
- a CDS encoding P-II family nitrogen regulator, giving the protein MKLVTAIIKPFKLDEVREALSDIGVQGITVTEVKGFGRQKGHTELYRGAEYVVDFLPKLRLEAAVPDALVDRVIDAIEAAARTGKIGDGKIFVLPIEQAVRIRTGETGDSAL; this is encoded by the coding sequence ATGAAACTGGTGACCGCCATCATCAAGCCCTTCAAGCTGGACGAGGTGCGCGAGGCGCTCTCGGACATCGGCGTGCAGGGCATCACCGTGACCGAAGTCAAGGGCTTCGGCCGCCAGAAGGGACACACCGAGCTGTACCGTGGCGCCGAGTACGTGGTCGACTTCCTGCCCAAGCTGCGCCTGGAGGCGGCCGTGCCCGATGCACTGGTGGACCGCGTGATCGACGCCATCGAGGCGGCCGCGCGCACCGGCAAGATCGGCGATGGCAAGATCTTCGTGCTGCCCATCGAGCAGGCGGTGCGCATCCGTACCGGCGAGACCGGCGACAGCGCCCTGTGA
- a CDS encoding DMT family transporter produces MQSPLPVLALLFNTLVWGLAWWPFRAMHEAGLHPLWATALMYALVLVSLVLLRPASLRQALQYPALLLLGACAGSNNIAFNWAVTIGDVVRVVLLFYLMPAWSVLLAWKILGERPTPAALARLLLAFGGVALVLLPEGAFDGHSPGLLRGLSLADGLALFGGFTFALTNVLLRRMQAVPAQARMLAMFSGCMAMGLFSAFAGAGVGLVPGLPAPDASWMVIAAGLAVLLMLGNWALQFGAARLPAGVTAVVMLSEVVVASASSVLIAGEVLTPRTLLGGACVVLAALLSALAHARRAA; encoded by the coding sequence ATGCAAAGTCCCCTGCCCGTTCTCGCGCTGCTCTTCAACACCCTCGTCTGGGGCCTGGCCTGGTGGCCGTTCCGTGCCATGCACGAGGCCGGGCTGCATCCGCTGTGGGCCACGGCGCTGATGTATGCCCTGGTGCTCGTGAGCCTGGTCTTGCTGCGACCAGCCAGCCTGCGCCAGGCGTTGCAGTACCCGGCCCTGCTGCTGCTGGGCGCCTGCGCGGGCAGCAACAACATCGCCTTCAACTGGGCCGTGACCATCGGCGATGTGGTGCGCGTGGTGCTGCTGTTCTATCTGATGCCTGCCTGGTCGGTGCTGCTGGCCTGGAAGATCCTGGGCGAGCGGCCCACGCCGGCCGCGCTGGCCCGGCTGCTGCTGGCCTTCGGCGGCGTGGCCCTGGTGCTGCTGCCCGAGGGCGCCTTCGACGGCCATTCGCCAGGGCTGCTGCGCGGGCTGTCCCTGGCCGATGGCCTGGCACTGTTCGGCGGTTTCACCTTCGCGCTGACCAATGTGCTGCTGCGCCGGATGCAGGCCGTGCCGGCCCAGGCACGCATGCTGGCCATGTTCAGCGGCTGCATGGCGATGGGCCTGTTCAGCGCCTTCGCAGGTGCCGGCGTGGGTCTGGTGCCGGGCCTGCCTGCACCGGATGCCTCCTGGATGGTGATCGCCGCGGGCCTGGCCGTGCTGCTGATGCTGGGCAACTGGGCGCTGCAGTTCGGTGCGGCGCGCCTGCCGGCCGGCGTGACGGCCGTGGTCATGCTCTCGGAAGTGGTGGTCGCCAGCGCCTCCTCGGTGCTGATCGCTGGCGAAGTGCTGACGCCACGCACCTTGCTTGGCGGCGCCTGCGTGGTGCTGGCGGCCCTGCTGTCGGCGCTGGCGCATGCGCGCCGTGCAGCCTGA
- the glcF gene encoding glycolate oxidase subunit GlcF produces the protein MQTQLAPQYRATPEGQEAEAILRKCVHCGFCTATCPTYQLLGDELDGPRGRIYLIKQVLEGETPTRATQQHLDRCLTCRNCESTCPSGVQYGHLVDIGRKIVEEQVPRPLGERARRWALKQGMNSPLFAPALRLGQAARGLLPQALAEKVPQPQEAGAWPVREHERKVLLLAGCVQPAMMPRINFATARVLDAAGIQTVIAPKAGCCGAVKFHLNDQEGGKVQMRANIDAWWPQVDSGAVEAIVMNASGCGVTVKEYGHLLKDDAQYAHKAARISALTRDLGELLPELLPELADRLQGKVRPPAAPMAYHPPCTLQHGQKLRGGVETHLARLGFDLRVARTESHLCCGSAGTYSVLQPGLSHQLRDRKIAALAEGFEAAPPAAILSANMGCIVHLQNGTDLPVRHWIEVLDDALQA, from the coding sequence ATGCAGACCCAACTCGCACCCCAGTACCGCGCCACGCCCGAAGGCCAGGAGGCCGAAGCCATCCTGCGCAAGTGCGTGCATTGCGGCTTTTGCACGGCGACCTGCCCGACCTACCAGCTGCTGGGCGACGAGCTGGACGGTCCGCGCGGACGCATCTACCTGATCAAGCAGGTGCTGGAGGGCGAGACGCCCACGCGCGCCACCCAGCAGCACCTGGACCGCTGCCTGACCTGCCGCAACTGCGAAAGCACCTGCCCCAGCGGCGTGCAATACGGCCATCTGGTGGACATCGGCCGCAAGATCGTCGAGGAACAGGTGCCGCGTCCGCTGGGTGAGCGCGCCCGGCGCTGGGCGCTCAAGCAGGGCATGAACTCGCCGTTGTTCGCTCCTGCCCTCAGGCTGGGCCAGGCGGCGCGCGGATTGCTGCCCCAGGCCCTGGCCGAGAAGGTGCCCCAGCCGCAGGAGGCCGGTGCCTGGCCTGTGCGCGAGCATGAGCGCAAGGTCCTGCTGCTGGCCGGCTGCGTGCAGCCGGCCATGATGCCGCGCATCAACTTCGCCACGGCACGCGTGCTGGATGCGGCCGGCATCCAGACCGTGATCGCACCCAAGGCGGGCTGCTGCGGCGCCGTGAAGTTCCACCTCAACGACCAGGAAGGCGGCAAGGTGCAGATGCGCGCCAACATCGATGCCTGGTGGCCCCAGGTGGATAGCGGCGCCGTCGAGGCCATCGTCATGAACGCATCGGGCTGCGGCGTCACCGTCAAGGAATATGGCCATCTGCTGAAGGACGATGCGCAGTATGCGCACAAGGCCGCACGCATCAGCGCGCTGACGCGGGACCTCGGCGAGCTGCTGCCTGAACTTCTCCCGGAGCTGGCCGATCGGCTGCAGGGCAAGGTCCGCCCCCCGGCCGCGCCCATGGCCTACCACCCGCCCTGCACGCTGCAGCACGGACAGAAGCTGCGTGGCGGCGTGGAAACCCACTTGGCCCGGCTGGGCTTTGACCTGCGCGTGGCGCGTACCGAGTCCCACCTGTGCTGCGGCTCTGCGGGCACTTACTCGGTGTTGCAGCCCGGGCTGTCCCACCAGCTGCGCGATCGCAAGATCGCCGCGCTGGCCGAAGGCTTCGAGGCCGCTCCCCCCGCGGCCATCCTCTCGGCCAACATGGGCTGCATCGTGCACCTGCAAAACGGCACGGACCTGCCCGTGCGGCACTGGATCGAGGTGCTCGACGATGCGCTTCAAGCCTGA
- a CDS encoding ammonium transporter, with protein sequence MTKRLLSMGLGLGLLAAGAAALAQEPAAAAAVADAAAAAAPAAAPAAAEAAAPALSAGDTAWMLTSTMLVILMVIPGLALFYGGLVRTKNMLSVLCQVFVIFSLITLLWAVYGYSLAFAGEGNFFGGFGKLFLKGIAPDTLAGALPTIPEYVFVAFQSTFAAITVALIVGAFAERIKFSAVILFSVLWFTFSYIPMAHMVWGGGLLGKDGALDFAGGTVVHINAGIAGLVGSYMLGKRIGFGKEALPPHSLTLTMVGASLLWVGWFGFNAGSAGAANGIAGLAFINTIVATGAATISWLAAEALHKGKASMLGAASGAVGGLVVITPAAGFVGPMGAIVMGLIAGPVCLWGVSGLKKLLKVDDVCDVFGVHGVGGILGAILTGVFCASSLGGIEPADFNMGHQVWVQVKSVLLTIVWSGVVAAIAYKICDLVVGLRVSEESERQGLDITTHGEVAYYR encoded by the coding sequence ATGACCAAACGACTTCTTTCCATGGGCCTGGGGCTGGGCCTGCTGGCCGCAGGCGCCGCAGCCCTGGCACAGGAGCCCGCCGCTGCAGCCGCCGTGGCCGATGCCGCCGCCGCTGCCGCCCCCGCAGCTGCGCCGGCCGCTGCCGAGGCTGCAGCCCCCGCGCTCAGCGCCGGTGACACGGCCTGGATGCTGACCTCCACCATGCTGGTGATCCTGATGGTGATCCCGGGCCTGGCCCTGTTCTACGGCGGCCTGGTGCGCACCAAGAACATGCTGTCCGTGCTGTGCCAGGTCTTCGTGATCTTCTCGCTGATCACGCTGCTGTGGGCCGTCTACGGCTACTCGCTGGCGTTTGCGGGCGAAGGCAACTTCTTCGGCGGCTTCGGCAAGCTCTTCCTCAAGGGCATCGCGCCCGACACGCTGGCCGGCGCGCTGCCGACCATTCCCGAGTACGTGTTCGTGGCCTTCCAGTCCACCTTCGCGGCCATCACCGTGGCACTGATCGTGGGCGCCTTCGCCGAGCGCATCAAGTTCTCGGCCGTGATCCTGTTCTCGGTGCTGTGGTTCACCTTCAGCTACATCCCCATGGCCCACATGGTCTGGGGCGGCGGCCTGCTGGGCAAGGATGGCGCGCTGGACTTCGCGGGCGGCACCGTGGTGCACATCAACGCCGGTATCGCCGGCCTGGTGGGCTCCTACATGCTGGGCAAGCGCATCGGCTTCGGCAAGGAGGCCCTGCCTCCGCACAGTCTGACCCTGACCATGGTCGGTGCCTCGCTGCTGTGGGTGGGCTGGTTCGGCTTCAACGCCGGCTCGGCCGGCGCGGCCAACGGCATCGCGGGCCTGGCCTTCATCAACACCATCGTCGCCACGGGCGCCGCCACCATCTCCTGGCTGGCCGCCGAAGCCCTGCACAAGGGCAAGGCATCGATGCTGGGCGCTGCCTCCGGCGCCGTGGGCGGCCTGGTGGTGATCACCCCGGCGGCCGGCTTCGTCGGCCCCATGGGCGCCATCGTCATGGGCCTGATCGCCGGTCCCGTCTGCCTGTGGGGCGTGTCGGGCCTGAAGAAGCTGCTCAAGGTCGATGACGTCTGCGACGTGTTCGGCGTGCACGGCGTGGGCGGCATCCTGGGCGCCATCCTGACCGGCGTGTTCTGCGCATCGAGCCTGGGCGGCATCGAGCCCGCGGACTTCAACATGGGCCACCAGGTGTGGGTGCAGGTCAAGAGCGTGCTGCTGACCATCGTCTGGTCCGGCGTCGTGGCCGCCATTGCCTACAAGATCTGCGACCTGGTCGTCGGCCTGCGCGTCAGCGAGGAATCCGAGCGCCAGGGCCTGGACATCACCACGCACGGCGAGGTGGCGTACTACCGCTGA
- a CDS encoding TorF family putative porin codes for MSRASLKSLAIACVAIAPLWAHAQLTANVSLTTNYKFRGQDQDAGRNKAVKPALQGGFDYTFGDSGWYIGNWNSSVDWLPRNSLETDFYGGYKFKAGEVDLDFGALQYLYSGNSAGNTTELYGAATYGPFTAKYSHTVSKDYFNWAGEKGGSGLSGRNTGYLWLGFSQEVMPKVTVKASLGFTRFASDIKGLGVPNYMDYSVGGAYDFGDGLSLGAAVTGANKKAYFGDVNKARLIVTLTKTL; via the coding sequence ATGTCCCGTGCCAGCCTCAAGTCGCTCGCCATCGCCTGTGTCGCCATCGCTCCGCTCTGGGCCCATGCCCAGCTCACGGCCAATGTGTCCCTGACCACGAACTACAAGTTCCGTGGACAGGACCAGGATGCGGGACGCAACAAGGCCGTCAAGCCTGCCCTGCAAGGCGGGTTCGACTACACCTTCGGCGACAGCGGCTGGTACATCGGCAACTGGAACTCCAGCGTGGACTGGCTGCCGCGCAACTCCCTGGAAACCGATTTCTACGGCGGCTACAAGTTCAAGGCCGGCGAGGTGGACCTGGACTTCGGCGCGCTGCAGTATCTGTACTCCGGCAACTCCGCCGGCAACACCACCGAGCTGTACGGCGCGGCCACCTACGGCCCGTTCACGGCCAAGTATTCGCACACCGTCTCCAAGGACTACTTCAACTGGGCCGGCGAGAAGGGCGGCTCGGGCCTGTCGGGCCGCAACACCGGCTACCTGTGGCTGGGCTTCAGCCAGGAGGTGATGCCCAAGGTCACCGTCAAGGCTTCCCTGGGCTTCACGCGCTTTGCCAGCGACATCAAGGGCCTGGGCGTGCCCAACTACATGGACTACAGCGTGGGCGGTGCCTACGATTTCGGCGACGGCCTGTCGCTGGGCGCGGCGGTCACGGGCGCGAACAAGAAGGCCTACTTCGGCGACGTCAACAAGGCGCGCCTGATCGTGACGCTGACCAAGACCCTGTAA
- a CDS encoding ProQ/FinO family protein: protein MTESVPEPQEQNAALPADAAAPGAVPQAAASADGQGRKRSRRGGRGRNKGKAADSAAAPAAADAAQAQAARPARSQHPLLAQLAEWHPRLFGEQPLPLKRGIFEDLLAAHPEAIDRDQLKLALSQHTRSSRYLTVVASGQARHDLQGQSVEAMAPEHVHHALIEVFRRRQQRSPEDLAPKLRNRIIAAYEASGLSRDDYAARVQGRDEATNTLVAEALAEADARTARDEALLRAFEASGQTTEAGFADMYGMNPRQVAQQLERARRRLQTQAA from the coding sequence ATGACTGAATCCGTGCCTGAACCGCAAGAACAGAATGCCGCGTTGCCGGCAGACGCCGCCGCCCCTGGCGCCGTGCCGCAGGCCGCCGCCAGTGCCGATGGCCAGGGCCGCAAGCGCTCGCGTCGCGGCGGACGCGGCCGCAACAAGGGCAAGGCCGCCGATTCCGCAGCCGCGCCTGCAGCGGCCGACGCCGCCCAGGCGCAGGCCGCCAGGCCTGCGCGCAGCCAGCATCCGCTGCTGGCGCAACTGGCCGAATGGCATCCCAGGTTGTTCGGCGAGCAGCCTTTGCCGCTCAAGCGCGGCATCTTCGAGGACCTGCTGGCCGCGCACCCCGAGGCCATAGACCGCGACCAGCTCAAGCTGGCGCTGTCCCAGCACACCCGCTCCAGCCGCTACCTCACGGTGGTGGCCAGCGGACAGGCGCGCCATGACCTGCAGGGCCAGTCGGTCGAGGCCATGGCGCCCGAGCATGTGCACCATGCGTTGATCGAGGTCTTTCGCCGCCGTCAGCAGCGCTCGCCCGAGGATCTGGCGCCCAAGCTGCGCAACCGCATCATCGCGGCCTACGAGGCATCGGGCCTGTCGCGCGACGACTACGCGGCGCGCGTGCAAGGCCGTGACGAGGCCACCAACACCCTGGTGGCCGAGGCACTGGCCGAGGCTGATGCGCGCACCGCACGCGACGAGGCGCTGCTGCGTGCCTTCGAGGCCAGCGGCCAGACCACCGAAGCCGGCTTTGCCGACATGTACGGCATGAACCCGCGCCAAGTGGCGCAGCAGCTGGAACGCGCCCGCCGCCGCCTGCAGACGCAGGCCGCCTGA
- a CDS encoding YoaK family protein yields the protein MRHHLHLLTDRHRTVASNRALGLLLAFNAGAVNAGGFLLVHSYTSHMTGFVSLLADNLVLGNTALVLSACGALLAFLCGAAVTALLVNWARHHRLRSSYALPLLLEAGLMLLFGLLGAAMLAWPTPFAVPLAVLLLSFIMGLQNATVTKMSSSQIRTTHMTGVITDLGMELGRALYWNRHGSPPEHRIHANHARLRLFAGLLAMFLLGGIAGALGFRHLGFVFVVPLAVVLCLLSLPPLWADRARLPLLLGRRTAPRA from the coding sequence ATGCGCCATCACCTGCACCTGCTCACGGACCGGCACCGTACGGTGGCCAGCAACCGCGCGCTGGGCCTGCTGCTGGCCTTCAATGCGGGCGCCGTGAACGCGGGCGGCTTCCTGCTGGTGCACTCCTATACATCGCACATGACGGGCTTCGTCTCGCTGCTGGCCGACAACCTGGTGCTGGGCAATACGGCCCTGGTGCTCAGCGCCTGCGGCGCGCTGCTGGCCTTTCTGTGCGGGGCGGCCGTGACGGCCCTGCTCGTCAACTGGGCGCGCCATCACCGGCTGCGCAGCAGCTATGCGCTGCCGTTGCTGCTCGAAGCCGGCCTGATGCTGCTGTTCGGCCTGCTGGGTGCGGCCATGCTGGCCTGGCCCACGCCTTTCGCCGTGCCGCTGGCCGTGCTGCTGCTGTCCTTCATCATGGGCCTGCAGAACGCCACGGTGACCAAGATGTCATCCTCCCAGATCCGCACCACCCACATGACGGGCGTGATCACCGACCTGGGCATGGAGCTGGGCCGCGCGCTGTACTGGAACCGCCACGGCAGCCCGCCCGAACACCGCATCCACGCCAACCATGCGCGGCTGCGGCTGTTCGCGGGCCTGCTGGCCATGTTCCTGCTGGGCGGCATCGCGGGCGCCCTGGGGTTCCGGCACCTGGGCTTCGTGTTCGTCGTGCCACTGGCCGTGGTGCTGTGCCTGCTGTCGCTGCCGCCGCTGTGGGCCGATCGCGCGCGGCTGCCCCTGCTGCTGGGCCGGCGAACCGCGCCGCGTGCCTGA